The DNA window GCCCGCACGACGGGAAACCAACAGTCCGGCTGCTGGCCTTCGACGATGCCCCGGCCATCGTACCTGACCTTGAACAAGCCCGTGCCGAACCTTGATACGTCTAGGGCGACCTCGTACGCGACGTTGAAGAGGTCGTTGTCCCGGACAAGCCGTTCGACTGCTTCCTGCTCCTTACTCCCCTTCTCCCTGGCGGTTATCCGTGGCGGCTCACCCAGTAGCAGGTCCGCCCACAACGTCGAAAGCCTCTTATTCCAGTTCAGAACCAGTTCAAGCGTTGCCTGCTCGTCTTCGCGCAGGAGCTTGACCCACTCCTTGAAGACCTGTTCGTGGTGGCCTTCAAACAAAAGCCGGTTCTCCTTGTACAACTGAAGCCGCTCTCGCTCTTCTGGAGGCGGCCACAATTTGCCCGCGCTTAGAAAATCAAGAGACGTAAGCAACGACATCACCAGCCTTTCGGCTTTCGAACAACGGGCACGACCCGCCTGGACCTTGCTGCCCAGACAGCCAGAGCCAAGCTCATGACGCAGTCATCGTGCTGGCCTTCTGGTGCGCTGTACTTCACATTGCCAGCGCGTGTTATCTCGTACTCGAAACTCTCAAGCTCATTGATGAGCTCCGGGATATTCGGATACGTCACCTTGCCTTGTTCAATCGCCATAGCAAGGTGCTCGACTAACTGGGCCTTCGACTCGTTAGTGAAGTGGTATCCCTCGACCCGGATGCCGGACCGCTTGAGGTCGTCGGACACCGGGTCGCCCACACCCGTGGAATCGAGCAGGACAAGCGCCCGGTACTTCTGCGCGAGTGCTACAATGCGTTGCTTCTGGAGGGACCAGTCCAGCTCGTTGAAGCGGTCCCAGGCCACTACGGAACCCGTATCAACCCTCAACACCGTCAGTACTGTGAAATCCACATGCTTCGCGAGGTCCGC is part of the Bacillota bacterium genome and encodes:
- a CDS encoding phage portal protein, yielding MSLLTSLDFLSAGKLWPPPEERERLQLYKENRLLFEGHHEQVFKEWVKLLREDEQATLELVLNWNKRLSTLWADLLLGEPPRITAREKGSKEQEAVERLVRDNDLFNVAYEVALDVSRFGTGLFKVRYDGRGIVEGQQPDCWFPVVRA